One Rossellomorea aquimaris DNA window includes the following coding sequences:
- a CDS encoding RidA family protein, translating to MRVISTKQAPAAIGPYSQGIVVNNLFYSSGQIPLTAEGNMVEGDVAEQTQQVFRNLQAVLSEAGASLETVVKATVFIKDMDDFGTINEVYGEYFSNHKPARSCVEVARLPKDALVEIEVIALVK from the coding sequence ATGCGTGTAATTTCTACAAAGCAAGCACCAGCAGCAATTGGTCCATACTCTCAGGGGATTGTCGTAAATAATTTATTTTACAGTTCAGGTCAAATCCCTCTGACGGCAGAAGGTAATATGGTAGAAGGGGATGTAGCGGAACAGACGCAACAGGTGTTCCGTAATCTTCAAGCCGTACTATCGGAAGCTGGAGCGTCATTGGAAACAGTGGTGAAAGCAACTGTATTCATTAAGGATATGGATGACTTTGGTACGATTAATGAAGTGTATGGGGAATATTTTAGTAACCACAAGCCGGCTCGTTCTTGTGTAGAGGTAGCCCGCTTACCTAAAGATGCCTTGGTTGAGATCGAAGTAATCGCACTCGTGAAGTAA
- the spoVG gene encoding septation regulator SpoVG, with protein sequence MEVTDVRLRRVNTDGRMRAIASITLDNEFVVHDIRVIDGNNGLFVAMPSKRTPDGEFRDIAHPINSGTRGKIQDAVLAEYHRLGELEEVELEEAGAS encoded by the coding sequence ATGGAAGTAACAGACGTAAGATTACGCCGAGTAAACACCGATGGTCGCATGAGAGCTATCGCATCTATTACGCTGGATAATGAATTTGTTGTTCATGACATTCGCGTTATTGATGGGAACAATGGCTTATTTGTAGCGATGCCAAGCAAGCGAACTCCAGATGGGGAATTTCGTGATATTGCTCACCCAATTAATTCAGGTACTCGCGGCAAGATCCAAGATGCCGTCTTAGCTGAGTATCACCGTCTAGGTGAGCTAGAAGAAGTTGAGTTAGAAGAAGCTGGGGCTTCCTAA